A genomic region of Alnus glutinosa chromosome 11, dhAlnGlut1.1, whole genome shotgun sequence contains the following coding sequences:
- the LOC133881230 gene encoding B3 domain-containing protein At1g05920-like gives MITLEDLRGDSPEICGSLNKIRDEIRAVAKNNDEEDAMLTKRILEDLIQFSRKKRSAPLDCDSEKGPEKKKMKRVRVIPPKNSLDFAPKNSDHSQEEGKSRKAVRQGKTPTEMKQTVEEQPPGMPMEFKDKIMGLHGWDVKLVIQKKLTGTDMEDSQDRLSIPRGQMRADFLTQEEEAELEEKEEDGIHFKGLKVALIEPSLEESAIFLKKWKLGNSSTYMLSSPWKNVVINNGLRKGNIIQLWSFRVDYNPCLALIKLHN, from the coding sequence atgaTCACTCTTGAAGATTTGAGGGGCGATTCTCCTGAAATATGTGGGTCCCTCAACAAAATCAGAGACGAGATCAGAGCTGTTGCTAAAAATAATGATGAAGAAGACGCAATGCTCAccaagaggattttggaggaTTTAATTCAATTCAGCCGGAAAAAGCGATCTGCACCATTGGATTGTGACAGTGAAAAGGGtccggagaagaagaagatgaagagggtGAGGGTTATACCTCCCAAAAACTCCTTAGATTTTGCGCCCAAAAATTCCGACCACAGTCAAGAAGAAGGAAAGTCTAGGAAAGCCGTAAGGCAGGGAAAGACTCCGACAGAGATGAAGCAAACGGTTGAAGAGCAACCGCCCGGTATGCCAATGGAGTTCAAGGACAAAATCATGGGACTGCATGGTTGGGACGTGAAGCTTGTGATTCAAAAGAAATTGACGGGCACCGACATGGAGGATTCGCAGGATCGGCTTTCCATTCCAAGGGGCCAAATGAGGGCAGACTTTCTTACGCAAGAGGAAGAAGCAGAActggaggaaaaagaagaagatgggaTACATTTCAAAGGCTTGAAAGTGGCGTTGATAGAGCCAAGCCTTGAGGAGTCGGCCATCTTCTTGAAGAAGTGGAAATTGGGTAACAGCAGCACATACATGCTCAGCTCCCCATGGAAAAATGTTGTAATTAACAACGGCCTCAGGAAAGGCAATATTATACAACTTTGGTCCTTCAGAGTTGACTACAACCCCTGCTTGGCCCTTATCAAGCTACATAATTAG
- the LOC133882636 gene encoding pyruvate kinase isozyme A, chloroplastic-like produces MAVVWDPSLMCVGKNPCLDLKNRVFGTPVFAGGFRCNGGKLKGKIGIGVRAAVQVGVEGSERLRDLKGLRGVFGFDVVSEGELREKGFLGMRKTKLVCTIGPACCSLEDLEKLALGGMNVARLNMCHNGREWHRDVIRKIKRLNETKGFCVSVMIDTEGSQIHVVDHGAPSSVKAEDGSIWLFTAQKFEGSRPFTVQANYEGFSEGIEVGDELVIDGGMAGFEVIEKIGSDLRCKCTDPGLLLPRAKFSFWRDGKLVDRNNELPTLSTKDWADIEFGVSEGVDFIAMSFVNDSGSVWHLKNYLSTKSSKSMKVLAKIESLESLYKLEEIVEASDGIMVARGDLGVEIPLEKIPIMQEEIVNVCRQLNKPVIVASQLLESMIEYPTPTRAEVADISEAVRQYADALMLSGESAIGLYGQKALSVLRMTSSRMETWGREENQQCLLHQHQLGVSLPDRIAEQICNCAAEMANKLGVDAIFVYTKHGHMASLLSRNRPNPPIFAFTNNDDTRMALNLQWGVIPLLVDLSDDMEANISKTIDLVKTRGMLKQGDSVLVVSDALPTRATPMASQSIQVKTIA; encoded by the exons ATGGCCGTCGTCTGGGATCCAAGTCTTATGTGTGTCGGTAAAAACCCATGTTTGGATTTGAAGAATCGGGTTTTTGGTACCCCGGTTTTCGCTGGCGGGTTTCGCTGTAATGGAGGGAAGTTGAAGGGAAAGATTGGGATTGGAGTAAGGGCGGCGGTGCAGGTGGGTGTGGAGGGATCGGAGCGTTTGCGTGATTTGAAAGGTTTAAGGGgggtttttgggtttgatgTGGTTTCGGAGGGGGAGTTGAGGGAGAAGGGGTTTCTTGGGATGAGGAAGACGAAGCTTGTGTGCACGATTGGGCCGGCGTGTTGCTCGTTGGAGGATTTGGAGAAGTTGGCGTTGGGAGGGATGAATGTGGCTAGGCTTAATATGTGTCATAATGGGAGGGAGTGGCACCGGGATGTGATTAGGAAGATTAAGCGTTTGAATGAGACAAAAGGGTTTTGTGTTTCTGTCATGATTGATACTGAAGGCAGTCAGATTCATGTGGTGGATCATGGGGCTCCTTCCTCTGTCAAAGCAGAG GATGGTTCAATCTGGTTGTTTACTGCTCAAAAGTTTGAAGGTTCGCGTCCATTCACAGTTCAAGCTAACTATGAAGGTTTTTCTGAAG GTATTGAGGTAGGAGATGAACTTGTTATCGATGGTGGAATGGCAGGCTTTGAAGTCATTGAAAAGATTGGGAGTGATTTGCGTTGCAAGTGCACGGACCCTGGTTTACTCCTTCCTCGAGCCAAATTTAGCTTTTGGAGAGATGGGAAGCTTGTGGATAGGAATAATGAGCTTCCTACTCTATCAACAAAG GATTGGGCTGACATTGAATTTGGGGTTTCTGAAGGTGTCGATTTCATTGCCATGTCATTTGTAAATGATTCGGGTTCTGTCTGGCATCTCAAGAACTACCTCTCCACCAAATCATCTAA ATCCATGAAAGTATTGGCAAAGATAGAGAGCTTGGAATCTCTATATAAATTGGAAGAAATTGTAGAGGCTTCAGATGGAATTATGGTGGCCCGGGGTGACCTTGGGGTTGAAATCCCACTGGAAAAGATTCCTATTATGCAAGAAGAAATAGTTAATGTTTGCAGGCAACTAAACAAACCAGTGATTGTAGCTTCTCAACTTCTTGAGTCCATGATTGAATATCCCACCCCAACACGTGCTGAG GTTGCAGATATTTCTGAAGCAGTTCGGCAGTATGCTGATGCCTTGATGTTATCTGGTGAGTCAGCTATTGGTTTATATGGACAGAAGGCTCTTTCAGTATTGCGGATGACCAGCAGCCGAATGGAAACATGGGGTCGTGAGGAAAACCAACAATGTCTTCTCCATCAGCATCAACTAGGAGTATCATTGCCCGATCGCATTGCTGAGCAGATATGCAATTGTGCTGCAGAAATGG CTAATAAACTTGGCGTGGATGCCATCTTCGTCTACACAAAGCACGGACACATGGCATCACTCCTGTCGCGCAACCGTCCAAACCCTCCCATATTTGCATTCACGAACAATGATGATACCCGCATGGCTCTGAATTTGCAGTGGGGAGTAATTCCGCTCCTCGTTGATTTATCAGATGACATGGAAGCTAACATCTCAAAAACCATTGATCTGGTCAAAACAAGGGGAATGTTGAAACAAGGAGATTCTGTTTTGGTGGTCTCAGATGCCCTTCCAACTCGTGCAACCCCAATGGCTTCCCAATCAATCCAGGTCAAGACCATCGCTTAG